From one Candidatus Zixiibacteriota bacterium genomic stretch:
- a CDS encoding T9SS type A sorting domain-containing protein: MRRFANIIVLISLFVGSGYGASIRLATYEARHDDRRISAQQSPLTLPQHNASGQTYSKVSLFEDVQLNSDSEPETFRQQFADVAVLPDGKSVVIWEDDRNGDLDIFAQVYSDDNVPIGGNTRLIYDETFADQRMPSCDAFASGNIVVAWIDKDGSLYGRVFDQDLIPVTPMFKVNDNTGQNICNLPRVSYLYGGSIAFVWEDSRNGENIFCQIYTPIFEPLGSNFQVNTSATNSKYWSPDIANGVDEGFAISWEEITSLGSSVVMKTYTTGGVPISGLISLPDPAHGSDDQFQSSVCHLDGIGYTAFWIDTRNSNQVVYGQIVTYAGSKNGANLLVSDNPDYVCWDISCAKSGDNSILATWASYGERAEILATRLDASGDRIGSNVTVSDPALFQERFYPKVAIGGDDLPAVVWTDLRNGEIDTYFQRLDATGGLDGVNELLETVTSGAQQLIPDIALLDGNEFASVWHDCRSDDGDIYIQFGNAAGIPTGSNQKVNEDIHAFLQTDPSIGSDGGMHATVAWLDAREASGMASGLKVYARRYGSSGTPLTNELQLNDDASSATKANPDAAQASTGRASVVWEDGRNEQRDIYCQRISSLGALDGVNFKVNSEPALIDNFSPKVGMSGSNDIVIAWKSVVADVGQVYLQVISASGVPVGGNVPVAYGRASDSQEDFDLAVGPASGEFGIAWISKSESDEYAILAQRYSAAAVPVGDAVSITSSPALALSEISTAIDAAGNFTVCWTDARSGHPSVYMAVVTSDDIVGSATPVAHPGVEARAEHCALAMTGHDVFAVWSDNRNAGNGFDIYANSYDYSPTAADDLDQPIVPAGYKLSQNYPNPFNPITTIGFYLAKSGAASIQVHNILGQLVAREEWEHLGAGWHSYEFVGSDIPSGVYFYRLTVGDFNTSKKMLLLK, encoded by the coding sequence ATGAGAAGATTTGCAAATATCATCGTTTTGATCTCTCTTTTCGTCGGTTCCGGCTACGGAGCTTCCATTCGGCTGGCAACCTATGAAGCGCGGCACGACGACAGGAGGATCAGCGCTCAGCAGAGTCCACTCACCTTGCCGCAACATAACGCGAGTGGACAGACATATTCGAAGGTCTCGCTTTTTGAAGATGTGCAACTGAACTCTGACTCAGAGCCGGAAACGTTCCGTCAGCAATTTGCTGATGTGGCCGTCCTTCCTGATGGCAAATCCGTGGTCATCTGGGAAGACGATCGCAACGGTGATCTCGATATTTTTGCTCAGGTTTACTCCGACGACAATGTCCCGATAGGGGGCAACACACGACTCATTTATGATGAGACTTTTGCCGATCAGAGGATGCCCTCGTGCGACGCATTCGCCTCTGGAAACATTGTCGTCGCCTGGATCGACAAGGACGGCAGTCTTTATGGTCGAGTGTTCGATCAAGATCTAATTCCTGTGACTCCGATGTTCAAAGTCAATGACAACACGGGACAGAATATCTGCAACCTGCCGAGAGTTTCATATCTGTACGGGGGCAGCATCGCATTCGTCTGGGAAGACTCGCGCAACGGCGAGAACATATTCTGCCAGATATATACACCGATATTCGAACCGCTCGGCAGCAACTTTCAGGTCAACACCTCTGCCACCAACAGCAAGTATTGGTCGCCAGACATTGCGAATGGTGTCGATGAAGGATTCGCGATATCGTGGGAAGAAATCACATCTCTCGGCTCCAGCGTTGTTATGAAAACCTATACGACCGGCGGAGTGCCGATCTCGGGTTTGATTTCGCTTCCCGATCCGGCGCACGGTTCCGATGACCAGTTCCAGAGTTCAGTCTGTCATCTTGACGGAATCGGTTACACCGCGTTCTGGATAGACACCAGAAATAGCAACCAGGTCGTCTATGGTCAGATCGTCACCTATGCAGGAAGCAAGAATGGAGCAAACCTGCTCGTCAGCGACAACCCCGATTATGTTTGCTGGGACATCTCATGCGCAAAGTCCGGTGACAATTCGATTCTTGCGACGTGGGCCAGCTACGGAGAAAGGGCGGAGATCCTCGCTACAAGGCTTGATGCTTCCGGCGATCGAATCGGTTCAAATGTTACTGTGTCTGATCCGGCATTATTCCAGGAGAGATTCTATCCCAAGGTTGCCATAGGCGGCGACGATCTTCCTGCAGTGGTCTGGACCGATCTCAGAAATGGTGAGATTGACACGTATTTCCAGAGGCTCGACGCCACCGGAGGTCTTGACGGCGTGAACGAACTGCTTGAAACAGTCACGTCAGGTGCTCAACAGTTGATCCCGGACATAGCTCTGCTCGATGGCAATGAATTCGCATCGGTGTGGCACGATTGCCGCTCGGATGATGGCGACATTTACATTCAGTTTGGAAATGCAGCCGGTATCCCAACCGGGTCGAATCAAAAGGTGAACGAGGACATCCACGCGTTTCTGCAGACAGATCCTTCGATCGGTTCTGACGGGGGCATGCACGCGACAGTAGCATGGCTCGACGCTCGCGAGGCGTCCGGCATGGCCAGCGGTCTGAAAGTATATGCGCGAAGGTATGGCTCATCGGGAACACCGCTGACAAATGAGCTGCAGCTCAATGACGACGCATCATCTGCGACCAAAGCTAATCCCGATGCAGCACAGGCATCGACAGGCAGGGCAAGCGTGGTGTGGGAAGATGGTCGAAACGAGCAGCGCGATATCTATTGCCAGAGAATATCTTCATTGGGTGCACTGGATGGAGTGAATTTCAAAGTCAACTCCGAGCCTGCTTTGATCGACAACTTCTCTCCCAAAGTCGGGATGTCCGGCAGCAATGATATAGTGATTGCGTGGAAATCGGTTGTCGCAGATGTAGGCCAGGTTTACTTACAGGTGATCAGCGCCAGCGGCGTGCCTGTGGGCGGAAATGTTCCCGTTGCTTACGGCAGAGCGAGCGACTCGCAGGAGGACTTCGATCTTGCGGTCGGTCCAGCCAGCGGTGAGTTCGGCATAGCCTGGATAAGTAAATCTGAATCAGATGAGTATGCGATTCTCGCCCAGAGATACTCTGCAGCCGCCGTTCCGGTAGGTGATGCAGTATCGATAACATCCTCGCCAGCGCTGGCACTATCTGAAATTTCCACAGCAATTGATGCTGCCGGTAATTTCACTGTTTGCTGGACAGATGCCAGGAGCGGGCATCCATCGGTCTACATGGCAGTGGTAACGTCAGATGACATCGTAGGATCAGCTACTCCGGTAGCTCATCCCGGTGTTGAAGCCCGCGCCGAACACTGCGCGCTCGCCATGACGGGACATGATGTATTCGCTGTCTGGTCGGACAATAGAAACGCGGGGAACGGATTCGACATCTACGCCAATTCTTATGACTACAGTCCAACGGCAGCGGACGATCTCGATCAACCGATCGTTCCGGCAGGATACAAACTTTCACAGAACTACCCGAACCCATTCAACCCGATCACAACGATTGGATTCTATCTTGCGAAATCGGGTGCAGCATCAATACAGGTCCACAACATTCTCGGCCAATTGGTGGCGAGAGAGGAGTGGGAACACCTCGGTGCCGGGTGGCACTCATACGAATTCGTAGGATCCGATATTCCGTCCGGTGTATATTTTTATCGATTGACTGTAGGCGATTTCAATACCTCGAAAAAGATGCTGCTCCTCAAATAA
- a CDS encoding HDOD domain-containing protein → MTESRIFSRIEREHRLFTLPEVLAQVIRIAEDPSSSIRDIANIISRDVTLTSKILKMANSSFYGRPNQVQSIHDALGVLGTRTVKSIALSVSVYDICNRLSTQVDMKDFWLHSLEVAILAELIAKAVGYKSAEEAFVSGLLHDVGILILDSAFKKEYESIWQRCVKGDDLISTEESELGTNHAQIGAFVAARWNLPLNYQACIRDHHRAFDMVQPNPDSRLVNIVALASRLGKFSVHGHVFTGKRDVENRIALIRSLGLSSEVLTEIEKKAVTNFMETASFLEIDVGTPLELAQRANELMNDMFGQLELLYRQLSEHHERLPIDKIDTIATDVMYTVVATFSHYFNNACATILGRSQLVELALDKGEVSDSASEILRRSIGVIQSGVESISNVLSVMRSVESFQTVQYHESAKIIDLKEQLDKLVAKRLDPVSSI, encoded by the coding sequence ATGACTGAATCTCGAATATTCTCAAGAATCGAACGCGAACACCGCCTCTTCACCCTGCCTGAAGTACTGGCGCAGGTGATCAGGATCGCCGAGGATCCGAGTTCCTCTATCAGGGATATCGCCAATATAATCTCCCGGGATGTGACACTGACGAGCAAGATTCTGAAAATGGCAAATTCCTCTTTCTACGGTCGACCCAATCAGGTTCAATCGATACATGATGCTTTAGGAGTACTTGGGACTCGCACGGTTAAGTCTATTGCGCTCTCAGTATCAGTATACGACATCTGCAACAGACTCTCAACTCAGGTTGACATGAAGGACTTCTGGCTTCATTCGCTCGAAGTTGCGATCCTCGCAGAGCTGATCGCCAAAGCCGTAGGATACAAGTCTGCAGAGGAAGCATTTGTGAGTGGATTGCTGCACGATGTAGGTATACTCATTCTCGATTCAGCATTCAAGAAGGAATATGAATCTATCTGGCAACGGTGCGTTAAGGGCGATGATCTGATAAGTACCGAAGAATCGGAGCTTGGAACCAATCATGCCCAGATTGGAGCCTTTGTGGCTGCAAGATGGAATCTCCCGCTGAATTATCAAGCGTGCATAAGAGATCATCATCGGGCATTCGATATGGTCCAACCGAATCCTGATTCACGCCTGGTAAACATCGTAGCCCTTGCATCACGGTTAGGCAAGTTCTCCGTTCACGGACACGTCTTCACCGGCAAGAGAGACGTTGAGAACAGAATCGCATTGATCCGCAGCCTGGGTCTTAGTAGTGAAGTTCTTACCGAAATTGAAAAAAAGGCGGTCACGAACTTCATGGAGACTGCGTCTTTCCTCGAAATAGACGTCGGCACACCGCTGGAGCTTGCTCAGAGAGCGAACGAGTTGATGAACGACATGTTTGGCCAACTCGAATTGCTTTACAGGCAGCTTAGCGAGCATCACGAACGGCTTCCGATTGACAAAATCGACACGATAGCTACGGATGTGATGTACACCGTTGTGGCGACATTCTCCCATTATTTCAACAACGCCTGCGCTACAATCCTCGGACGCTCGCAACTTGTGGAGCTTGCTCTGGACAAAGGTGAAGTGTCAGATAGTGCCAGCGAAATCCTCAGGCGATCGATCGGAGTGATACAAAGCGGCGTGGAGAGCATTTCCAATGTGCTCAGCGTAATGCGCAGTGTCGAGTCCTTCCAGACCGTCCAATACCACGAGAGCGCGAAGATAATCGATCTCAAAGAGCAACTGGATAAGCTCGTTGCAAAGAGACTCGATCCGGTCTCCAGTATCTAA
- a CDS encoding HEAT repeat domain-containing protein — translation MWISNRILPVLLILTVAAIASHAAASTIDDKVDDLFLKASSGEIRYQDIVQPSKDELIEMGSDAVPRLVTKLSSEDARERNTLVDIFRGIGALAVPALIEALETDNLYALRNALQCLGEIGERDATESLLRYFTDEHHSVRSAAVTAVGRCHDSSAVDPCVNLLSDSVESVRKSAAVALGRIEDARATGPLIRALDDVHFSVRMSAARSLTSIGSPACDALLNKCDSLSVMAKSLAFEVWANSAYRPAAEILLSETYSTDPHVRGFAVVALASVSDEKARDRIEKLSETETDLFVLSRLRAAMNLLESKAE, via the coding sequence ATGTGGATATCTAATAGAATACTACCTGTGCTTCTGATTCTGACGGTTGCTGCGATTGCCTCGCATGCTGCGGCATCGACGATCGATGACAAAGTGGATGATCTCTTCCTCAAGGCTAGCTCAGGTGAGATACGCTATCAGGATATTGTGCAGCCATCGAAGGACGAACTCATCGAAATGGGGAGCGATGCAGTGCCGAGGCTTGTCACAAAGCTGTCGTCTGAGGATGCGCGAGAACGCAACACACTGGTCGACATCTTCCGAGGCATCGGCGCACTCGCAGTGCCAGCCCTGATAGAAGCTCTCGAAACTGACAATCTCTACGCTCTACGAAACGCTCTGCAGTGCCTCGGTGAGATCGGGGAGAGGGATGCAACCGAATCACTTCTTCGCTATTTCACAGATGAACATCACTCTGTACGCTCCGCAGCCGTGACAGCCGTTGGCCGCTGCCATGATTCCTCGGCGGTCGATCCCTGCGTGAATCTGCTCTCCGACAGTGTCGAGTCAGTCCGCAAATCGGCAGCGGTAGCTTTGGGACGGATTGAAGATGCACGTGCGACAGGACCTCTCATAAGAGCGCTCGATGATGTTCACTTTTCGGTTCGAATGTCTGCGGCAAGGTCACTTACATCGATTGGAAGCCCAGCCTGCGATGCCTTGCTCAACAAATGCGATAGTCTGAGTGTGATGGCCAAGTCGCTTGCATTTGAAGTCTGGGCGAATTCGGCGTACAGACCAGCGGCCGAGATATTGTTGAGTGAAACATACTCAACTGATCCTCACGTTAGGGGATTCGCTGTAGTCGCCCTCGCATCTGTCTCCGATGAGAAGGCTCGCGACAGGATCGAGAAGTTGAGTGAGACCGAAACCGACCTTTTTGTTCTTTCCCGCCTAAGAGCTGCAATGAATCTTCTGGAATCCAAAGCGGAATAA